A section of the Kribbella sp. HUAS MG21 genome encodes:
- a CDS encoding peptidylprolyl isomerase encodes MKRSIPALIAAALVATTLTTTTAAAAPTGQPRPVAKCEFTPTPENPAAKPVRIPSPVARAKGTVDVYFVTNYGPFVVRMDRANAPCGVHNFVHLVKSRFYDATQCFRLTNSARLGVLQCGDIYRQEEGGPGYKFPDEVTGQETYPRGTVAYGNQGPGTNGSEFFVVHSFANIAPNYTVLGQVIAGMSTFDRMVAAGIADPDQDGPPTKPIRIYKVWTR; translated from the coding sequence ATGAAGCGATCGATTCCCGCCCTGATCGCGGCCGCCCTGGTCGCGACGACGCTGACCACGACCACCGCCGCGGCGGCACCCACGGGGCAGCCGAGGCCCGTCGCCAAGTGCGAGTTCACCCCGACGCCGGAGAACCCGGCCGCCAAACCGGTCCGGATCCCGTCGCCGGTCGCCCGCGCGAAGGGCACGGTCGACGTGTACTTCGTGACGAACTACGGACCGTTCGTGGTCCGGATGGACCGGGCGAACGCGCCGTGCGGCGTGCACAACTTCGTGCACCTGGTGAAGAGCCGGTTCTACGACGCCACCCAGTGCTTCCGGCTGACGAACTCGGCCCGGCTCGGTGTCCTGCAGTGCGGCGACATCTACCGCCAGGAGGAAGGCGGACCGGGGTACAAGTTCCCGGACGAGGTCACCGGCCAGGAGACCTACCCGCGCGGCACCGTTGCCTACGGCAACCAGGGCCCGGGCACCAACGGCTCGGAGTTCTTCGTCGTGCACTCGTTCGCGAACATCGCGCCGAACTACACGGTCCTCGGCCAGGTGATCGCCGGTATGTCCACCTTCGACCGGATGGTCGCGGCCGGCATCGCCGACCCCGACCAGGACGGCCCACCCACCAAGCCGATCCGCATCTACAAGGTCTGGACGCGCTGA